The following proteins are encoded in a genomic region of Sphingopyxis sp. YF1:
- a CDS encoding ATP-binding protein — protein MRREATMFDRLSSLVVALTLVAIAVILAALSGGDALTIAILAVAGAAAVAVVHGAAPDPLPEGRGEAIAEAPPPPPLSLLRHPDFARWADQERGPLIGTDDHIVTIANDAAVRLLGRHIVGADIRTAIRHPGAIDALTRADATDGAQEVHLADFPRPGQRWTMRIAALSGHERILFLIDRSALDAADRMRSDFVANASHELRTPLAAILGYVETLQDMNDDGDAGTRHRFLAIIEREARRMQQLVIDLLSISRVEADRFRRPTTPVDLAAIVRTTIASLRDSEAERPHDIDARIAEGSLPMLGDAAQLGQLAHNVISNAMKYGRPGTPVTVELVRDGARARLSVTDEGDGIAPDHLPRLTERFYRVDEARSRSVGGTGLGLAIVKHISERHQGQLDIESEVGKGTRVSVAFPLADEAR, from the coding sequence GTGCGACGCGAAGCGACGATGTTCGATCGCCTCTCCAGCCTGGTCGTCGCCCTCACGCTCGTCGCCATCGCGGTCATTCTGGCGGCGCTGTCGGGCGGCGACGCGCTGACCATCGCCATTCTGGCCGTGGCGGGCGCCGCGGCCGTCGCCGTCGTGCATGGCGCCGCGCCCGATCCGCTGCCCGAGGGCCGCGGCGAAGCGATCGCCGAAGCCCCGCCCCCGCCGCCTTTATCGCTGCTCCGCCACCCCGATTTCGCGCGCTGGGCCGATCAGGAACGCGGCCCGCTGATCGGGACCGACGACCATATCGTCACCATCGCCAACGACGCGGCGGTACGCCTGCTCGGCCGCCATATCGTCGGCGCCGACATTCGCACGGCAATCCGTCACCCCGGCGCAATCGACGCGTTGACGCGCGCGGACGCGACCGACGGGGCCCAGGAGGTTCATCTCGCCGACTTCCCGCGTCCCGGCCAGCGCTGGACGATGCGCATCGCAGCGCTGTCGGGGCATGAACGCATCCTGTTCCTGATCGACCGCTCGGCGCTCGACGCCGCCGACCGCATGCGGTCCGATTTCGTCGCCAACGCAAGCCACGAACTGCGCACGCCGCTGGCGGCGATTCTCGGCTATGTCGAAACGCTTCAGGACATGAACGACGACGGCGATGCCGGCACGCGCCATCGCTTCCTCGCCATCATCGAGCGCGAGGCGCGGCGGATGCAGCAACTCGTCATCGACCTGCTCTCGATCTCGCGCGTCGAGGCCGACCGGTTCCGCCGCCCGACGACGCCGGTCGATCTGGCCGCGATCGTCCGGACGACGATCGCGTCGCTCAGGGACAGCGAAGCCGAACGACCGCACGATATCGACGCGCGGATCGCCGAGGGCTCGCTGCCGATGCTCGGCGACGCCGCGCAACTGGGGCAACTCGCCCACAATGTCATTTCGAACGCGATGAAATACGGCCGGCCCGGCACGCCGGTGACGGTCGAACTGGTACGCGATGGCGCGCGCGCGCGCCTCTCGGTCACCGACGAAGGCGACGGCATCGCGCCCGACCATCTCCCGCGTCTGACCGAACGCTTCTATCGCGTCGACGAAGCGCGCAGCCGCTCGGTCGGAGGCACCGGTCTGGGTCTTGCGATCGTCAAGCACATCAGCGAGCGCCATCAGGGGCAGCTCGACATCGAGAGCGAGGTCGGCAAGGGTACGCGGGTCTCGGTAGCCTTCCCGCTCGCCGACGAAGCCCGCTAA
- a CDS encoding fumarylacetoacetate hydrolase family protein, whose product MKLASLKSGRDGRLVVVSDDLAWYADAGQVVPTMQAALDNWAYAAPRLAALAEDLNHDAIPKERFHERDAASPLPRAYQWADGSAYVNHVALVRQARGAEMPDSFWHDPLMYQGGSDAFLAPRDPIPLGDPAWGCDMEAEVIVVTGDVPAGIDAVAAREKILLVGLTNDVSLRGLIPAELAKGFGFFQSKPSSAMSPVFVTPDALGDRWKDGKLHGTLSVDLNGAPLGRADAGVDMTFDFGQLIAHAAKTRDLGAGTIIGSGTVSNRDADGGPGKPIAEGGLGYCCLAEVRTVETILTGEAKTPFMQKGDTVRIWMDDDRHHSIFGAIEQMVG is encoded by the coding sequence GTGAAACTCGCCTCGCTCAAATCCGGTCGCGATGGCCGGCTCGTCGTCGTTTCGGACGATCTCGCCTGGTACGCCGACGCCGGACAGGTCGTCCCGACGATGCAGGCCGCGCTCGACAATTGGGCCTATGCGGCGCCGCGGCTCGCTGCGCTGGCCGAGGATCTCAACCATGACGCGATTCCCAAGGAGCGCTTCCACGAACGTGATGCCGCTTCGCCGTTGCCGCGCGCCTATCAATGGGCCGACGGCAGCGCCTATGTGAATCATGTCGCGCTGGTACGGCAGGCGCGCGGCGCCGAAATGCCCGACAGTTTCTGGCACGATCCGCTGATGTACCAAGGCGGCAGCGACGCCTTTCTGGCGCCGCGCGACCCGATCCCGCTCGGCGATCCCGCGTGGGGCTGCGACATGGAGGCCGAGGTGATCGTGGTGACCGGCGACGTTCCCGCCGGCATCGACGCGGTCGCGGCGCGCGAGAAAATCCTGCTCGTCGGCCTGACCAACGACGTGTCGCTGCGCGGGCTGATCCCGGCCGAACTGGCCAAGGGGTTCGGCTTTTTCCAGTCGAAGCCGTCGAGCGCGATGTCGCCGGTGTTCGTGACCCCCGACGCGCTCGGCGACCGGTGGAAGGACGGCAAGCTCCACGGGACGCTGTCGGTCGACCTCAACGGCGCGCCGCTGGGCCGCGCCGATGCGGGCGTCGACATGACCTTCGATTTCGGCCAACTGATCGCGCATGCCGCCAAGACGCGCGACCTGGGGGCGGGGACGATCATCGGATCGGGCACGGTGTCGAACCGCGACGCCGACGGCGGTCCGGGCAAGCCGATCGCAGAGGGCGGGCTTGGCTATTGCTGCCTCGCCGAAGTGCGCACGGTCGAGACGATCCTGACCGGCGAGGCGAAGACGCCCTTCATGCAGAAGGGCGATACCGTCCGCATCTGGATGGACGACGACCGCCACCACAGCATCTTCGGCGCGATCGAACAGATGGTCGGATGA